In the Rhodothermaceae bacterium genome, CCCCACCGTAAACTCTCTGTACCCGCCGCCAGCATTATCCTTATGGGTCTGAATCTGCCCGCTACCCTTCGTATTATATGCTTTGATCGTTATCGAAGCTAATGAAGTATAGTCGCCAGGATCAACGGCCGTGTCCTGAGGATTGGGGTAGTGCAACGGTACCGTCTGATCAATAGGGATTCCGTACGACATTGCAGCCGTGATCGTCACCGATTGGCCTTCTACCACTGGATTCGGAGAGGCCGATAGCGTGATCGACGGGGCAGGATCTAACACCAAAATAGGACACAAACAGTCAGAATGTGCGTGTGCCACATCTGGAACTCCTAATACATACCCTGAAACATGACTGTTGTACCCCCCGATAATATTGAACTTGAATGGGTCGGACATCTCTTTCCCCGCCGGGATCGTGACTGTGATCAGATCCTGATTTATATCGCTTAATTTTCGAACCTTCTCAGAGAACTTAAGCTCAACCTTGATATCCTGTGCCTGTACCGGAGTGACCACTGCCCTGACGATAACCGAATCTCCGATACCGATATATCCAGACGAAAGTCTCAAACACACCTCTGGCGTCGCATCGCTACCCTGGATCGCCACTGGAGTAAGACCTCCGAGATCTACTCCCGGGGGCAATTCATCCATCACCACTACAAAGTTCCTGTAGTGTGTATCCACAGGGACTTGGAATTCAGTTGTCTTGGTTTTTGAATCCTCAAGGGGGATCGTAAATGGTTTTGAATCTCCTCCCGAAACCATCGAGAAATTCTGGGCATTGCCCAGTAACTGTTCAAAATCGCTCCACCGGTTACCTATTGAATCTACGGCTGACACGTAGACGCTCGTGCCTGATCCCTCGTGAGGAAAAAATGGAAAAACAAAGGCGGGGCTGCGTTGGGAAAATTCGCCTTCGCTCACGCGAATCGCTTCGAAAGGAGCGGTACGCGGTTCAGCAGAAAATAGCGTAGTCGCGACAACGTCCTGCTCGCGTTCTTCAACAGCATGCACATGGGGATCCAGCAACTCCCAAGGAGATACGCCAGAATGGACTTCAACGTTCGGTGTACGCACCTGACCGAGCACCAAAGCAGGGAAAAACAATACCCCAAGGCCAACGGAGTTCAGGGCATGTCGAATGCGGACCCTGAAACGATTCCGTTCACCGAAGAGAAAGCTAACTACTTTCGCGTCATACTATCCGAGTTTCAATGAAACAGTACAAGAACCATCGCAGTCAATGTAAGTAATCGTCTGTACAATGTCAACCCCTGATGGAATTGCCTATCTCGGTTCACCTAACAATGAGTCACTTCCATAAAAATGGGGATAGAAGCACAGCTGCTCCCACTAAGCCGTAACTCCCCGTAAAATGGGATGTTTTGCTTTTGTTTTTGCAGAATTCGAGACCGTTTTCAGCCAAAATTCATGCTCTCTCACCTGTTTTTTGTAATGGAATCATGATTCAAGCAGCAGAAATACGAACAACTCACAGGCGATTACCCCGAACATCTTAATTTGGATGAGCCAAAAACGAGTTAGTGGGAATTGCTGATAGAAGCAAACAAATACCATTATGATGGGCGATCGTGAAGAAGGTTTCAGAGTTCTGCAAAACACAGCCATCGATCAACACCTGCACGACGTAACCGCCAGTGGGACCTCCTTGAAATCCTCCATGCTCATCCTGAGATACTCGGTATTGGAATTGACGAAAACACCGCCATTGTCGTGCAGCAGGACTGGTTTGAAGTGATCGGATCCTCGTATGTCGTGATTTATGATAGACAGCACATGATTGAAGGGGGAGGCCATTATTATTTTTTGAGCCCCGGAGATACCTATCACCTCCCCGAACGCAGTCCCTATCGCAATAATGAGCCCCTTGAACGCGTGATCAAACACACCTAGTAGTCAGGCCAAGATTCCAGCAACCAGAAACGCACAAAATGACACGCCCGCAATGAGTGCGGAGTAAGGCAGCTGCGTATTCACATGGTCGACATGATCGCAAGCAGATGCCATTGAGGAGATGATGGATGTATCCGATAACGGTGATGCATGATCTCCATAGACTCCCCCTGAAAGGATCGCTCCGAGCATAAGTGGTTCAGAGATCCCCAGCCCTTCAGCCAATGGCAATGCTAGGGGAATCAGGATTGCAAACGTGGTCCAGGATGACCCCAGAGTGAAGGATACAATACATCCTATTGCAAAAACCAACGCCGGCAACCACCAGGTCCAGATATCCTCTCCCAAAATCGAAACAATATAGGGTCCCATTTCCAAGTCACGTGACACCTTGCCAAGCGCAAAGGCCAGAACTAAAAGCGCAACCACACCAACCAAACCTGACGCTCCTTTAATGACATAATCAGTGGATTTTGCGGGAGTTAACAATATTTCTCCCTTGCGTGGGATCATGTAAATGACCATCGCTACTATCACTGCAATCCCTACAGCCCACAATACCGCAGTTGAGCCACTTCCCTCCATCAGATTACCGTCCCCCGTTACGTAGAGGCTGACGAAGATCATACCTATCATTACAGCGATCGGGGCCAAAAAGTCATAAACTCGACCCCGGTCTGGGTGAATCGGCTCCAAACCGGCCACCTCATCTGCAATCATTGGACTGGATCCAGGACGAATCAACTCCCCGGTCGTAGCCGCCCGACGCTCCGCCCTGCGCATTGGTCCGAATCCCCATCCGGTCAAAGCAAGCAGCAGTGCAAAAAAGATCGCCAGAAGTGAAAAAAAATTGTAGGGCAATGCAGCAACCAATGTATTCACTGCAGTCGTCTCGTATCCCTGAACCAGCAACAATCCTAACACAAATGCTCCCCAGCCGTTGAGAGGAATCGCCATACAAACAGGAGCGCTGGTCGCATCACAGTAGTATGCCAGTTTTTCCCGTGGCAGTTTCAGACGATCGAAAAACGGTCGGCTAAGCGTACCTACAACCAAGGACGTAATACTGGATTCCACGAAGATAAGAAGACCTGTAAACCAGGCAAGTAACTCCACTCCTCTACGTGTCTTGGCAAGTCCTGCCTTCTGCACAACGTGCACAAAAGCTGCGACTCCCCCCGAAACCTGTACCAATGCGATCAACCCTCCGACCAAAAGGCTGAAGAGCAGGATTTTGGTGTTTGATGGCTCAGCAAATACGGCAACCATCACATTGGCCACCTGGGCTAACCCTTCGACTGGGTTTCCCCCGGCCAATATGGTTGTTCCAACCCAAAGGCCTGCAACCAGTGACAGAAAGACCTGTCGGGTCCACAACGCAAGACCAATCGCCACCAGTGGAGGCAATAGCACAATCCAATCCATGTCCTGGATTATTTCCACTTGATATTGCAGCCCATAGAGGGACGCTGTGGCATTGTGACGACCCCCAAGTTTAGGAGTTCGTCCACAGCCTGCAGAAATTCTTCTCCAGTCGACTGCCCCATTCCCGGACGAGTTTCATCAAACCGTCCCCGGTAAGCAAGACAATGATTTGCATCGTACAAGAAAAAATCTGGAGTACATTCTGCGCCATAGGCCTTGGCCACCGACTGGAATTCATCATACAGATAGGGAAAAGGATACTCCTTCTCCGCTGCACGCTGCCCCATTGCCTCGAATGAATCCTCCGGATACTGGATGGTATCGTTGCTGCTGATTCCAACCAGATTCACGCCCTTATCCCTACAGACCTGAGCGGCGCGGATCAATGCATCCTCAACATGGATGACAAATGGACAATGATTGCACATGAACACAATCGCAAACGGAGCATCATCTTCCAGGTCCTCAAGACTGAGGATATCACTCCCGGCAATCTGGGGATTGCTGGCGGGCAATTCGAATCCTGGGGCCTTTGACCCAAGTTCTGTCATTTTTGAGTATGTCAGTGCCATGACTGTTTGATCGTTTGTGATGGTTCGAAAATAGGGAAATAGTCCATACCTCCCACTTCTGAAAGACAAAGTCTCATCAAATTTCTACACCTGATCTCTTTCCCGAACACGATTAAGCGGCTCCGTTACGCAGCGGGCAATACTTGCTAGATGCTCTCCAACTCGCCCAATCGAGCAAACACCAATCGTGCATACTACGGCCCTGTTTGCTGGTAATTCCGAGCTGGCCAACAGATCAAAAATACCCCGCAATACTTCTGCGATCTTCTTTTGCTCATCCTGAACCGCCTTCGCTTTCTCTATATCCCCTTCCAAAAAACAATCCCGAGCAGCATCAAATTGTGCAAGTGTTTGATTCCGCAGTTCACGAATTTCATCTACAGTAGAGCCAATGCGAGGATGGGTTGCCAGCAAAGCCGCCGATTCCATGACGCGCCCCATACGTCCAATCCGCTCTGCTTCCTGTGCAACGGTCAAAAGTTTCATGCACAGAACCAACTCCCGCTTCGGGTCAATATTTAAATGCTCCAATACTGCTCGACGCACCGAGTGCTCACGCTTACAAATTACAGCTTCCTGCGCCGACAGATCTTCGTCAAGAATTTCATTTTCCAGCAATCGCCCGCTCGATGCCGCGAATAAATTGCGCCCCGTATCCAGCATAACCTTGATATCATCCAAGGC is a window encoding:
- a CDS encoding thioredoxin family protein, producing MALTYSKMTELGSKAPGFELPASNPQIAGSDILSLEDLEDDAPFAIVFMCNHCPFVIHVEDALIRAAQVCRDKGVNLVGISSNDTIQYPEDSFEAMGQRAAEKEYPFPYLYDEFQSVAKAYGAECTPDFFLYDANHCLAYRGRFDETRPGMGQSTGEEFLQAVDELLNLGVVTMPQRPSMGCNIKWK
- a CDS encoding sodium:proton antiporter, with the translated sequence MDWIVLLPPLVAIGLALWTRQVFLSLVAGLWVGTTILAGGNPVEGLAQVANVMVAVFAEPSNTKILLFSLLVGGLIALVQVSGGVAAFVHVVQKAGLAKTRRGVELLAWFTGLLIFVESSITSLVVGTLSRPFFDRLKLPREKLAYYCDATSAPVCMAIPLNGWGAFVLGLLLVQGYETTAVNTLVAALPYNFFSLLAIFFALLLALTGWGFGPMRRAERRAATTGELIRPGSSPMIADEVAGLEPIHPDRGRVYDFLAPIAVMIGMIFVSLYVTGDGNLMEGSGSTAVLWAVGIAVIVAMVIYMIPRKGEILLTPAKSTDYVIKGASGLVGVVALLVLAFALGKVSRDLEMGPYIVSILGEDIWTWWLPALVFAIGCIVSFTLGSSWTTFAILIPLALPLAEGLGISEPLMLGAILSGGVYGDHASPLSDTSIISSMASACDHVDHVNTQLPYSALIAGVSFCAFLVAGILA